Part of the Nicotiana tabacum cultivar K326 chromosome 20, ASM71507v2, whole genome shotgun sequence genome, AAATAAGTTTTCTTGTAGAATTTTCTTATGTTCTTACTCGATCAGTTGCTCTTTAATTGTTTCTGTCccaattgtttatgtgaatatcCCTGTACTTGGACTTGATGGCCTTTTGTTTTTCAGGAGAATATTAAACGTTGTGTTTGCATTGTCTATGATCCATCAAGATCCGACCAAGGCGTCTTAGCATTGAAGGCCTTGAAGCTTTCCGATTCTTTCATGGAACTCTACAAGAGTAACACCTTTACTGGAGAGAAGTATGTTCATTGTTGCATTCTTCTTTTCCCCCAGGATAAATTTTCTGGACATAGCAAACTTAATCTATTGCTGATATTGGTTTATTTCTAGGTTGAGGGAAAAGAATCTTTCATGGGTCGACATCTTTGAAGAGATACCGGTATGCTTCTTATCCACTTTGCTTTTCTCATACTTATACTTTCATGTGTAACTATTATCCTTGTATGAGCAGATTTTTCAACAATGCGACATTATTTGCTTCTCGATGCCATTTTGCGCTTGTATCAGTTCGAAAGACTGTCTCGTTATTAGCCCTTTTTGCCCCGCAAGAGGATTCTTCACTTTTTTGATCGGTGTCCTGTTTTAAAGTTAAACTCAATATCTGACGTGTATTTCTTCTCCACACTCATTGATGAGATAAATTTAAGATTCTTTGAGTAATACCATGAAGTGGTACTACCATCTTGGTTTTAGTCTGTAAACATGGAAACTTCTGATGAGTTATGTTCGTAGTTTCTAGTGAGAGAAAAGTTACAGGAAGAAAACATGCTTCAGTTTTCTAACACATTTCAATTTTGCCATCTCTTTTGGACAGATTAAAGTTTCAAACTCAGCTCTCATAAGCGCCTTCATGACTGAACTGGAACCTGATACACCTGTAACTCAGGTAGCTTTGTTTTTATCTTGGCAGAATTCTCAAATGATCAGATATAGCTTGACAAATCGTTACTGAAGGTTTCTTTTTCCTTGCGTGTCAGTGTGATTATGAGCGCCTACAGTTGTCAACCAATCCATATTTGGAAAGGAACGTGGAATTTTTGGTTGAGTGCATGGATGACTTGTCAATGGAACAGCAAAAGGTTAGTCCTTCTCTTCCTGGGTCAATTTTTCCCTTTCTGTGGAGTGTGTCATATGTTTGGATGTTGCTAACACTACTACCCGTTTACAGTTCCAATTTTATTATCGGAACCTTTCCCGTCAACAAGCTCAGCAGCAAGCTTGGCTTCAAAAGAGAAGGTATCCTTCTTTTTCCTTTGGGGACATTTTCAATCACCTTCTTTACAGGAAACATAATAGCAGATATGATAAGCTTACAGATGATAATAGATCTCGTAAAAGTGAAGCCGAAACATCTCATATATATCTTAAAAATTGGAGAGGATGTCCTTTCATTGCTCTACTTTTCATTTCTTACTAGGAGCACGGGTAAAGGGTTTTACATTGTAATTGGAAATTGCATCATTGAGATCCTCTCTGGAACTGCTCAACTTTTGGGGGGATTAAGTTACTTTATAAGATATTTAGTACGTCATGGTGGAAGCCGTTATATATGTAGCATTGACAGTGAGACAAATGACAGGCACAATTTGTAGCTGGATATATCCAATACATATGTCACTGCCATATCCGAAGCATATtcaatactccctctgtttcaatttatgttaaCCCATTTAGCTGGGCACGGTGTTTAAGacaagagagaagacttttgaacatgtggtataaaatgaggctacatatattttgtgtggctataaatcattgcataaagataaattatttccaaatagggaaagaggtcattctttttggcacgaaactaaaaaggaaatatgttcacataaattgaaacagagtaTATCGCAAAGAGAATATCTTATGATTTAGGAAATCTTGTGGATTTCCATATCAACTCAAAAGCCAAGTCTGGAAAGACCTGTAGCCCCTTGCACGTGTTCAGCATCTCAAGTATCAGGGTTGCTGTATCAACTCAAAGGCCAAGTCTGAAAATCCTTTTCCCTGTACGCTTTTGTAAATTTTTGTCTTTTACAATTAGATTTCCTAAAGGCGCCCTTGAAGTACAGAGTGTAGGAGATTGATGAATGCGCTTCCACATGCCAGCTTATATATAAAAAGACTACTTTTACATCATAGCACCTTTTATCCTAACCTGAATCATGGTTTGCTTTGACTATCTGGAACTTGGTTTAAAAAGATAAGGAGGTAGATactgatatttctacaataggATGTTTCAGCAATTGCAGAAATAGTATGGCAGATCTTCTGGATgctgaaaatattttttattcattAACTTGGTGGTGGGGAGGGGGAAGCCATTACCAGTTGTGACAGCTTGATAGTCGAATTTGCTAATTAGAAGTTTCAGCTTTTGGATGTCTTGGCTGTGGTATGATATATACCTGGTGAAGTCAgcaattatttgtttttttttcaagagGTCCTTTCTAATTGATATCTATTCTGGATTTTGTTCTCTGCAGGGCTGAGAACATGTCACGCAAAGCTGCTGGAGAAGAGCCGCTACCGGAGGAAGATCCTTCTAATCCCGTCTTTAAGCCAATCCCAGAACCCTCACGATTGGAAAGCTTTCTCATAACTAATCAAATAGCAAACTATTGCAACCAGATTAATGGGTGAGTTACAATCTAAAGTGATAATCATTACATGCATGTTTGCAAGCATTGCTGATAGGGACAGTTCAACTGAGGAAAACACAGCCTTCACTTCTGAGCGTTGCCAATTTACCAACCCCTTAGATACCCTAGTATTTTAGCTTGGTCAACTTTTATAATTTCAAAAAGGATTTGAAATGCTTCTACTATCATCCTGAGTGAAGTATTCAGGAAGTTCCCCATCAAATAGAAAATCTAAATATCTCAATATCCTTTTCTgtatcaataaaaaaaatatggtgACATAGATTTTCTATTTGATTTCATTTGTTCTAGCATTTTCTTCGGGACATGGTTTTAACCTTAATTATTCAGTAAGGCCTCTTAAGGAACCGGACCTATTAGGTGTGAGTatttattttgagttttgagtagTATCCGCAAACAGCCTCCCTATctttataaggtaggggtaaggtctgcgtacacactgccctccccagaccccagGGAATACACTGGGTTCGTTGTTGTTGAGTAGTATCCGCAAAAGGAGAATCATGATTAGTTTGTAGGGAAGGCACATCCAAGGGTGTCGCTTAACAGTCAATAATGTAGGTTAAAACTGCTGAAAACAAAGTTTAAATTCAGATCACCTTTTCATGTGCCTAAGCTTGGTGGACAGAAGTTACTCGATGGAATGGTTGAGTTCGCGTAAGCTGGCTCAGATACCATCATTAATAacccccttcccccccccccccccaaacaaaaccaaaactctctctctctcacacacacacaaaaagatTGTTTGTGAACTGAACTTGTTTGTGAATTGCTTGCAGTGTTGCTGGACAGAGCTTCAGTAGACTTTATCTCATGAAGGCTCTTCACGAGAACTGAGGAAATCTATGTAGTAGGCCAATTTTGTACTCATTTTTTGTCGTTATTTAAACATTTTGTGTTGATATATGAGAATGATGAATTCCTCTGTGtgtgtcattcttttttttctttctcctgCATCTGCTTATAACCTTCTCTCGCTAGCTACTTAACTGTAGCCTACATGCTGGAGGAAATAAAAATAGGTACTATTATAAGATTATCATATTCTAGTCCTGAATCATTAAACCTAGTGCATTTCTAGTTTCTGAATATTTAAgcatttaaatttgagatgaacTAGATCTAGTCTGTTTTATTTCTGAAAAATCAATCAATCACCCTCGTTAAGCGAAAAGTGCTATAGAAATTagacaacaacaaaaaattaaaaagaacttATAATATGCATATATTGCCGAAAATGTAGTAAATCATTTTCTTGGCATTcacatatttttttaaatgtaaatGTAAAGAACAATTAATGCTCCATCATATATATTTACTATAGTAGTAATTTTCTTACAATTGATTGAATATTTACACCGTTACTGCGTAAGACTTAAATTTCAAATGTGTGCAATATTTCTTTTAACCAATCTACAGTTCTACACAATGGATGAACTCAATTGGAACCTTCCCACCAACGTAACTTTGCCCATATTCGAAGGACTCTTTACGTTAAGTTTAAAATATTAAGGATGCCAATTAAACTAATCAAGAAAACCGGTGAGGTCTAAAGCACTATAAAGGATTATTGAGATTTTTTAACTAataaactagtattagtaccttGCGCGGACACAAATAtgtgatttgagttatttgatttatgtactttaaaatattaatcTTTTAGGTAAAAGTTATATATAATCATTAAATAAATGTTaataaaaaagcaaaaatttCTCAGATCTCTTAAAATTATCCATAATTTCTTGTCCATATTGTATTACTCATAACTTAAAATTATCATATTCTTGTCTGTTACTTCtattataatattataaataaaaaatatgttttttttcttgtagtaaaatttttatttacttttattctATTGTTCATATTAATGTTTAAATTTATCATATTTTTTATAATACCTATATTCTTATctttataattaattaagataGAGGCGTTGTTTTTAtctttcaatttatttatttttaaattttattaattaagataGGGTAGATAATATCTTTACAAAAATGTTCACTGCTTTTTATtcagattcaaaaaaaaaattaaattaagtattaatattaatattatccTAAATTGCTAAGTGGTTTTATAGTagtttgtcacttggcttaaccacaatgcaaatTTTATTCgttattatttaaaatactttctcttctcaaaaatcaaataagtcttatccttccaaatatttctacattaaatttatatatatatatatatatatatatatatatatatatatatatatatatatatatatatatatactctgatcttttaatttttttaattctatttatcatattaatgtttaaatttatcatatttttttataatacctatatttttatctttataattaattaagataGAGGTGTTGTTTTTATCTttcaatgtaatttttttttttaaaatcttattAGTTAAGATATGACAAACAATatctttacaaaaatattcattttcttttcattcagatttgaaaaaaatatattttaatttaaattaagTATTAGTATTAtcctaaattgccaagtggctttataatagtttgtcacttggcttaatcaCAATGCACAAGCGCAAGCGCaagcgcgcgcgcacacacacacacacacacacacacacacacatatatatatatatatatatatatatatatatatatatatatatatatatatgcgcacACACATATTCTCTTGgaatttggtttataaatttttCGATTTTCCGAGAAGTTAACAATACTATAAAAACTCAATGTCAAATTAGGAAAAAGCACATAGgcttaaaaaaaattcttttgatgTTACCCTTTcgaatatatatatttcttaCAAATAACCCTTTTAAATGCCTAAAATTAAAGCGGCAAAGTAATTTTAAATAGGATTTACAATATCCCATAACTTTAGGCATTTATTAGTCCaattaaaaatgaaattttttcaAATCTTCGAATGTGATACAAAAGTAATACATTATATTTTCTTCTTATCCTTTTAACTTTATCCTAAGTCTTTCCTAAATTCTTATTTATTTTGTCTTACTTTGCTATGTGTCTTATTCTTAAGACGccactttattttatattttaactcactccaaagtataaatagtcatatgttatctcaatttacgcttttttatattttttttttgtttctattatagatttttaattaatttttcacctccatatttctagttaatatataagaaaatctatgagtggatcaatatatagatataaaatataaatatagatgtaGATaccaatatacatataaatatagatatatagattatatttgtctaagatctatttagattatatATAAGATTAAATCAACtatttccattaattatgtttctatttataatttttaattattaatgttgtcttaaaattgccaagtggcttcattttagcttgtcacttggcttaaccacgatgcatactactctccttttaatataatatagaagattAAGTAGATAGTACTAACTTTTAGTGAATCATAAGGCAATATAATTAGAAGAAAAAGATTTTTGGGGATATCGGCCTTAAGATCGTGCAAGTAAGTAATCTcatattcttttatatttttgtatgaaTCATCACATGGAATAATTACTTCACACTTGTTCTTAATTATAAATTTAGTATAATTTCATAAGTGGGGTGACATACATATATTATGTTAAGTTTGAGAATAATATAATTCTAAAAACAGTCTAACTATAGCATAAAAACGGACCAAAACACATATTTTAGTAAATTGAGGATTAAATATACTTTAATCATATATATGACAAGAACTAGAATTTACAAACGGCCAAAGGTGATATTATCTCTTACTATTAttctgaaaaataaaaagaaattaaaaagtaggAAGTGTGGGTCCTTAATCTTGAAATTTGCGCGCGTGGGTCCCTTAATCTTGATATTTGCGCGCGTGGGTCTGTACCTCCTTATACTAACAATCTTTTACAATCATACCAAAGGTATGGCACAAACCTTCTTGGCCGACATACCATGATTTATAAGAGCATACATCGCTATCATATAACTGCAGATATATACATTGGAAGTGAAAAAAGATCATTTTTTCTTGATTTATAATCATCTGGATTTTTTTTAGAGACAGCTACGGTTTGTTTCACTGACCCAGAGAAGCAAATTCTTTAGGTACATTTCTTTGAAACTCTCTTTTTGCTactttttttatgtttataatcagTCTTTAAATGCAATCCCAGATTTGATTTTAGCTGAATTTTGCCTAATTGGTGACTTGTATTGGATTTTAGCTTAATTTGCAAgaaaaatgtcattttttttcttttgattcgTTCTCTTTTGTTGGGATTTTGAAGTAATTCGCAAGTTAGCAATTTTTATAGTGTTTAAATGGGACCCTAGATTCATAGAATTCAATTTCCCTCTGTTGCGTTTTTCGGTGTGTGCCTGGTTTATTGGATTATAGCTGAATTTTGCATaaatttgtcttttttttttctttgatttgtttttatttcttgttttttttttgggggggagggggggggagagGTTGGAATTTCTAGTAATTTCCAAGTTAGCAACTTACATATAGTCTCTAAATGCAACTCCAGATTCATAGAATTCAATTTCTTCTTGTTGGGATTTgggtgtgtgtgtttttttttttgggattttagcTGAATTTTGCGTTAAAATGTCatctttcttttccttctatttgttttttattttttggtctgGGGGGcttgggggtggggtgggggggatTTTGGAGTGATTTCCAATTTAGCAATTTGGGTTCTTCACCTAGAGATATGAGAATGCTGACATTTTGGTCTTTTTCTGCTCCTTTTATGTCTGTTTTAATTTGGGGCTTTTAATTTTTGTCTCTCTATATCTAAGAAAACACTGTGTTTGGTTTTGCTGGACTTTTCTTGGACTCAGGGTTGAAGGGTTTTGTGGGAAATCATGGCTTACCAAAGGGTTGACCGATTGGATTACATGAGTCTTGACGAAGAGATGGCAGATTCAATGGATGAATTTGAAGAGGTATTCTACCGCGACGATACAAATCTTGATGACTTTGAGCTGGTTAGTACATATACACTTTTActtatcctatctctggtttTGTATTGAATTTTGCTTTAACGTGGTTGCATTGAGTGACCACATCAACGGAATGCTTAACCTGTTAGAAAGAATTCGTTTATATAGTTATAGTAGGTTGGCGTGGCTTCAAATTTCGAGGatatggcccttgataggaagctgtcgaggtcgagcattagggttgtaggttaggaggtagttgagtttTTTTCTACTTCGTACCAATGTGAGACTAGTCTGATAGGATTTTtgtcttagactgctagtggttAATGTTGTGTTCTCGCTACTCTTTCGTTTTTCATAGTGCTGGTCTATTTACTGGTTATTGCTTTtgcttttcatctattttctggtttTAGGATGCTGTTATTATTTCTATAGTTtctgttgatggtactgatatattgtctcttttcgtcttcttgagccgagggtctttcggaaacatcCTCTCCTCTCTCGGGGTAGAGGTAAAGTCTgggtacacactacccttcccagaccccactagtgagattttactggatcatcgttgttgttgttgatgatgatatgTCCTATGTTCAGGACTGACTCATTCTTCTTTGGCCCAAGTACATGGAAATTCCTTTTGATAATGCGTGTCAGTGAGAATTGAACCAAGAGCCTTTGTCTGGTATGATGCCATGTTAACTATTGATCACCTCATCTAAAGCTTAATCCATTAGAGAGAACATGTTTATCTAGTATTAGGTCTGTAACACGCTTCCCTTCTCTTCTCCTTTTTGTTTTGGTGTTGACGTGGTGTTGAAAAGTATTGTCTTTCAGATGGTCTAGCAGTTTAGCAAATAATTGTTTCCGCGTATATTGGATTCTGCACTCTTGTTTTGCTTATTGGTTTTGTAATTTTTGGCAGCAAAACATGTACCTCCTAAAGATGTTCTTCGTTTGAAAGTTCTATTGATAAACAGCCAAGCACCTATTGAATTTGACCTAGTCATGTTACCTTTCTTTTTGGGTTTCATTGTCCTATTTGTTTGACGGAGTAATCACATGGAGTACCTTTTTTCAAATGAGTCCCTTTTCATCAGGTGCTGAAGTACCGAGATGAGTTTTTGGTATTTCTTCTGTTTTTTAGTTACCGTGAAATTTTGAAATGACTACACATCAAGTGAAAGCATGAATATTTGGTTACTTCGGTGTTGTATATCAACGGTGTACtcatttactttttttaaatttgtgAAACTGGGTAGGTAACAGAAGGGACTGATACATCTGCTGCACAAGCAAGGAAAGGGAAAGATATACAAGGTATTCCATGGGATAGATTGAATATAACCAGGCAAAGCTACAGATTGACAAGGCTCGAACAATACAGAAATTATGAAAACATACCTTTGTCGGGAGAAGCTGTAGATAAGGTCTGTATCTTCCGTGCTCTATTCTTTTAGGGACATAAAATTAGGACTTTAATTCTGTATTGCCAAAGTagaatttaaaaattttatgatCTTCTATGTGATTGCTTTTTCAGGAATGTAAGCAGGTTAAAAAGGGTGGCAACTACTATGAATTCTTTTACAATACAAGATTGGTGAAGCCTACCATACTTCATTTTCAGGTATGCATTTACTGCAGGTTACGCAAATACCATAATCACATTGGGTAATTTTTGGTTTGCAGTAAATATTTCTCTCAAGTGATTTTAtcggatgtttcattttcctctATGCTTCCCCAATTAGCCATGTTTACGTTTTCACTTGGATGCAACAGTACTTTAACCTAAACAGCATAATGCAAACTTATTGTCTTTTTATTCTTCGAATGCCTTCTTAAAGCTAATTTCATCCATACCAAAAAAAGAAGGAATTTTTGTTTTTTCCATAGCAATGTCAATGGTATTCTTGTGGTAGAACATAGGCATGTGATGAGTACAAACCCATatgtaaacaaaaaaaaaatacaagatttacgtggttcggcaATTTGCCTATTCACGGCTACACaaaaaataactttattatactgagagaaagaaaaattgcgAGAATGGTTTACAAATTAGGAGCAGAGGCCTTTTTATAGGCAGAGGGTCAGCTGAAAAATTTCAGTGAAGATGTGATTACGCAGAAATAAATTTTGTGCTAATTTCCTTCTTTCCGACTCTACAACCTATCTATTTTgaccctctttttctttttgccgttttctttcttatctttttttctttttcctcgtctttttctttctttatatttGTTTACATATGGATTTGTTTCCATCAATCTCCCCCTCATATCTGTATACAtcgagaaagaaaaaaaaggtttgTTAGCCTCTAGTGTGGGGccttgattttgaaatgaaagacttaggatcAGCTAACCAAATGCTTGGGATGAAGATTAGGAGAAACAGGTCCGAAGGAACCTTAAATCTGTCTCAAGTAAAATACATACAAAAGGTACTAAGAAGGTTTAGTCTTTCATGATGCAAAGACCAGAAGCAATCACTAGGAAGCCACCTCAATCTGCCTGAAGTGCAATTGCCAAAGACAGATGAACAAAGGAAGTACATGTTGAATGTACCATGTGCTTCAACAGTAGAAAGTTTGATGTATGCTATGATTTGTGCTAGGCCTGACATAGCTATACAGTTGGAGTTGTCAGTACATACATGTtagatccaggaaaggagcattggaaGATGTAAAGATGAATTTTGCGATACCTCAAAGGTACCTCACGTATGGCACTTTGCTTTAAACAACAACACAGCAGCAACCTAGTAATATCCCACGTGTGAAGTCTGGGGAGGGtggtgtgtacgcagactttacccttaccttgggggtagagaggctgtttccaaaagaTCCTCGGCATAAGGAGATGAAAAGGCACTTTGGTTTAAAAGGAGTAaatattatcttacaaggttTCTCTGATGCAAACTTAGGATAGTTGGAAAAGTACCACAGTCTGGGTTTACTTTGGGTGGTATTGTTGTTAGTTGGATGTCTAGACTTCATAAGAGTATTACTTGTTTACCACCGAAGCACATGCAATCTTAGAAACTGGATAAGAGATGATTTGGCTCAAGAATTTTTTGAAAGAGCGGGGTAAAGAGCAAGACAATTGTAAACTTTTCAGTAATAGCCAAAGTGCAATGCATCTTTCCAAAAATCTAGTGTTTCATACTAGATCAAAGTACGTGGTATTATCATATTCGAAAGTTGAGAAGTGAAGGAACTCTTTCCCCAAAGAAGATACCAGGATCGAAGAACCCTATAGATATGTTAACCAAAGTTGTCGGTGTTTACAAATTGAGGTTGTGCGTTGCCTCAATTGGCCTTCAAGACTAATAATGTAAAGGCGACATgctaaaaatagcaaaaaaaatcttcctttttGATGTATATGGATTTGAGTGGGAGATCACACCCATATGTAAACAAATATGAAACGACAGGGAAAAAAAAgacgagaaaaaagaaagaaagataagaacgaaaaagacaaaaagaaagaaaggaacagAAGAGGGAAACTAAAGGGTTTGAAAGAAAGAAATAGACACACAATTGCAATGTTGTCCTGTCGCGCAGAAATAATTTTATTCACATCTTCACTGAAATTTTTTCAGCTTACCGTctaaccataaaaatacctctgCTCCTAATTTGTAAACCATCCTCACAATACTTCTCTCTTCAGTAATAATAGAGTTATTCTCTGTGTGGCAGTGGAGTAGAAAAATTATCAAACCACGTAAATtttgtcttgtgcaatttattgcttttctcttttaaatatttttccccTTCTATTAGCCTGACACGCTTCCCAATTACATGTACACATTCTTTCGGTGCATGTACCAAGTAGTGCGAGCATACTCAATAACTGTCTCAAACATTACCAGGGCGAGGAATCGATAGAGTGCTCAGGACACCTACTGATTTAATATCAAGGGCAAAGGCATAAGTACCTCCTGACCTATAGCCGAATTTCCAACTACACACTTAAACTTGCAGCGGTCCTATTGCCTCCCTGTACTATTTTAAAATGGTATAAATTTACCCTTAAAATGTCACAACCACATCTATGTTGTGTGGTGGAGTACACGCGCCTCGATCTTTTCTGCCactaaaattaattatttctttcttatcaatcttctcctttttttctttctcctcCATTATCAACAACCCCAAAAATCACCATTATCATACCTGTTTCACTCGACACCATCTCTTTACCACTTCTAAAAGAAAATTTTGAGTTCTACCATTTTTATTTTCACTTATTATTTCATTCGCCACCTCCATTTTCCTCACCATAACCATAGAACTTTATTACATTAATATAAACATATTTCCATCTAACGCTGATCAATTAGAGTACAACAAAAAAGAAATGCAGATCTTTTAATCCTCGAGAACTTCTCAGAGGAtagtacaaaaattaaaaaatgtagAATCATTGTCGTCGCCGGTGATTTTGATACTTTCAAGTTCTGGAATTCTGCCAAACCATCATTATCTTCATATTTTAATTCAATAGTTGGAAGTTTTTACTGggtttttgttgttgctgcaaAGGGGGAGGTACGGGTAAAAATAGAAGTGGAGGAAGATGAAAATGGTGAGCTGGACTCCATTTTTTCCGGCGAGGCGAGAAGTTTGCTAGAGTTCTTGTGGGAATCCCTTACAGCGTCTTGAAAAAATTAAATGGGTTAGAGATTGTTTTATTAATAAAATGTAACTAATTGTAAAGTATCCAATTATAAAATGACACATGTAGACATTAATAAATGCTCTCACACGCCTCCAAGAAAGTGAACACACTTTTTGTGTCACGTCGTCTCTCAAGGggatatttttcttcactttaaAATAGTtcttgggggaggggggggggttaATAGGATCCCCACAAAGTTTAATTTTATTAGCCTGTCACGCTTCCCAATAACATGTACACATTCTTTCGGTGCATGTACCAAGTAGTGCGAGCATACTCAATAACTATGTCTCAAACATTATCAGGGCGAGGAATCGATAGAGTGCTCAGGGCACCTACTGATTTAAAATCAAGGGCAAAGGCATAAGTACCTCCTGACCTATAGCCGAATTTCCAACTACACACTTAAACTTGCGGCGGTCCTATTGCCTCCCTGAACTATTTTAAAATGGTATAAATTTACCCTTAAAATGTCACAACCACATCTATGTTGTGTGGTGGAGTACACGCGCCTCGATCTTTTCTGCCactaaaattaattatttctttcttttcaatcttctccttttttttctctcgCCTCCATTATCAACAACCCCAAAAATCACCATTATCATACCCGTTTCACTCGACACCATCTCTTTACCACTTCCAAAAGAAaattttgagttctagcatttTTATTTTCACTTATTATTTCATTCGCCACCTCCATTTTCCCCACCATAACCATAGAACTTTATTACATTAATACAAACATATTTCCATCTAACGTTGATCAATTAGAGTACAACAAAAAAGAAATGCAGATCTTTTAATCCTCGAGAACTTGTCAGAGGAtagtacaaaaattaaaaaatgtagAATCGTTGTCGTCGCCGGAGACAAAACCATCGCCGGTGGTTTTGATACTTTCAAGTTCTGGAATTCTCCCAAACCATCATTATCTTCATATTTTAACTCAATAGTTGGAAGTTTTAACTGggtttttgttgttgctgcaaAAGGGGGAGGTACGGTAAAAATAGAAGTGGAGGAAGATGAAAATGGTGAGCTGGACACCATTTTTTCCGGCGAGGCGAGGAGTTTGCTAGAGTTCTTGTGGGAATCCCTTACAACATCTT contains:
- the LOC107805325 gene encoding eukaryotic translation initiation factor 3 subunit H — translated: MSNAIPRSFLQVAAKEEEAAPPLRVVQIEGLVILKIIKHCKEFSPALVTGQLLGLDVGSVLEVTNCFPFPVREEDEELEAEGANYQLEMMRCLREVNIDNNTVGWYQSTLFGSFQTVELIETFMNYQENIKRCVCIVYDPSRSDQGVLALKALKLSDSFMELYKSNTFTGEKLREKNLSWVDIFEEIPIKVSNSALISAFMTELEPDTPVTQCDYERLQLSTNPYLERNVEFLVECMDDLSMEQQKFQFYYRNLSRQQAQQQAWLQKRRAENMSRKAAGEEPLPEEDPSNPVFKPIPEPSRLESFLITNQIANYCNQINGVAGQSFSRLYLMKALHEN